CGGCGCATTGGCGGGCTTCCGGCTTGCGGACCGAGACGCCGTCGAGGAAGGTGACGATCGCCGCCGGGCGCCCGGCGAGCGTTCCGAGCGCCTCCCCGTCGCGGCGCTTGACCGGCAGCGGGCAGGACAGTTTTTTCGCCGCCAGATGCTCCATCAGGCCGATGAAGAACGGCAGGTCGTTCGGCCTCACCCTTTTTTCGTACAGCGTGAGAATGAAACGCCCGGCTTCGCAATGAAGCAGGAAATTGGAGTTTTCGACGCCCTCGGCGATGCCCTTGAAGGATAGAACGGCGCCGAGGTCATAAGCGCTGAGGAAAGCGAACAGGGCCTCGTCCGTGACATCCGTATAAACCGCCATCTTTTGCGACTCTCCCCGCGCGCCGAAGACGTGTTAGCGGCGCGGGAGGGAAGCGTCAAACCGCCGGCTTGAGCGAAACGCCCTCCGGCACGGGCGTATCTTCGGGGACGAAAAAATCCGGGGCGAGCGGGCTGGTCGGATCGACGCGATAGGCGTCGAAATCCTTTACGCCGCGCGAGGCCAGCAGAACGTCGTCGATGAAAAACTGGCCGGTCGCTGCGCGGCTCGGCGAGGTGAAAATCGCATAGGCCGCGTCGCCCATGATCTCCGGCTTGCGCGAGGCGCGCATGATCTGTTCGCCGCCGAGCAGATTGTTGATCGCGGCGGTGGCGATGGTGGTGCGCGGCCACAGGGCGTTGACCGCGATTCCCTTCGGGCGGAACTCGCCGGCAAGGCCGAGCACGGCGAGGCTCATGCCGAATTTGGCCATGGAATAGGCGGTGTGGGGCGCGAACCACTTTTCCTTCATGTCGAGCGGCGGCGCCAGCATCAGCACATGGGGATTTTCGGCCTTGGCGAGAAAAGGAAAGGCGAGTTTCGCCGTCATGTAGGAGCCGCGCGCATTGACCTGATGCATGAGGTCGAAACGCTTCATGTCGATCTGCTGGCTGCCCCCGAGCGCAATGGCGCTGGCGTTGTTGACGACAATGTCCAGGCCGCCGAAAGTCTCCGCCGTCCGGGCCAGGGCCGCGGCCACCTGGGCCTCCTCGCGGACGTCCACGGTCAGGGGCAGGGCGCGGCCGCCGGCGTCCTCGATCTCTTTCGCCGCGGTGAAAATGGTGCCCGGCAAATTGGGATGTGGCTCCGCCGTCTTGGCCGCGATGGCGATATTGGCGCCGTCGCGCGCCGCCCGCAGCGCAATGGCGAGGCCGATGCCGCGCGAGGCGCCGGTGATGAACAGGGTTTTGCCAGCAAGACCAGCCATGATGTCCTCCCTTGGGTTACTTGCTCTTGTTGAGGCTTGCGTTACTTGCTCTTGTTGAGGAAGGCCGCCAGCGCGGCCTGGGCTTGCGGCGACGCCAGGGCGTTGCGGAAGGCTTCGAGTTCGGCGTCGATTCGGGTGAGGATCTCCTCCTTGTCGCCGCGCAGGAATTTACGCGCGGCCATCAGGGCGGTGCGCGGCTTGGCCGCGAGTTTGGCCGCCTTTTCCCGCGCCGTCGCGAGCAGGGAGTCTTGGGCGACGATGTCGTTGACAAGGCCGGCGGCGAGCGCCTCGGCGGCCGAAAAGCTTTCGCCGGCGAGCAGCCAGGCGCTGGCGCGGGCCATGCCGACCCGGCGCGGCAGCAGAAGCGAGGAGCCCGCCTCCGGCAGCAGGCCGAGATCGATGAAAGGCAGGGAGAAGCGCGATTCGGGCGTCGCATAGATCAGGTCGCAATGGAGCAGCAGGGTGCAGCCGACGCCGACCGCGAGCCCATCGACCGCAGCGACGAGCGGCTTGGGAAAAGCGGCGATCTTGCGAATGAAATCGGCGCCGGCCATTTCCCCGCCCGCGCTGACCGCGGCGACGAAATCGCCGATATCGTTGCCAGCGCAAAACACGCCGCCGGCGCCGGCGACGAGGACGGCGGCAATGTCCAGGTCGCGCTCGGCTTCGTGGAGGGCCACGTTGAGCGCGCGGTACATGGCGTTGGTCAGGGCGTTCTTCTTGGCGGGCCGGTTGATGGTCAATTCCAGCACCGCGCCCCGCCGGGCGATTTCGATATCCGCCATGCCGTTCCTCCCCCTGTCCTCGCCCATTGTTCTTGCCTGACGCGCGCGCCGGTGTCATGTGCATCGGCAACAAAGGCGGGATATTAGTTTATAGGTGAACTATATTTCCGCGCCAGCGTCAAGCAGGATTGGCCGATTGAACAAGGAAGACAAGCGCGTGACCCGGCTGCTCGCGCCCGGTCCGGCGGGAATCGCAGAAGCTGCGGGGATTTTGCGCGCCGGAGGGCTGGTCGCGCTGCCGACGGAAACTGTCTATGGTCTCGGCGGCCTGGCGACCGATCCGCGCGCGGTGGCGGAAATCTATCGCGCCAAGGACCGGCCGAGCTTCAATCCCCTGATCGCCCATGTCGCAGATGTCGCGGCGGCGCGGCGCGAGGGGGTTTTCGATGTTAGGGCCGAGAAATTGGCCGAGGCGTTCTGGCCGGGGCCGCTGACTCTGGTTCTGCCGCTCGCGCCCGGCGCAACAGTCTGCGATCTGGCGCGGGCGGGCCTCGACAGCATTGCTTTGCGCATTCCTGGCAATGTCCTGACGCGCAGCGTGATCGCGGCGGCGGGCGGTCCGGTCGCGGCGCCCTCGGCCAATCTGTCAGGCCATGTCAGCCCGGCGACCGCCGCCCATGTGCTGGCCGACCTCGATGGCCGGATCGACGCCGTGGTCAGCGGCGGCGCCTGCCCGGTCGGCGTCGAATCGACGATAGTTTCCCTGCTCGACGAGACGCCCCGCCTCCTGCGTCCGGGCGGCGTTCCGCGCGCCGAAATCGAGCGCGTCCTGGGTGAAAGTCTTGCCGGAGCCGTGGAGGACGAGGCCGGCCAGCCGGTCGCGCCGGGCCTGCTCGCCTCCCATTATGCGCCGCGCGCCTCGGTGCGGCTCGAAGCGGAAACACTGCGAGAGGGCGAGATCGGGCTCGATTTCTGCGGCCGGTTCGCCGACGCCCCCGGCAGGGCGCTGGACCTTTCGCCAAGCGGCGACCTGACCGAGGCGGCGGCCAATCTTTTTTCCATGCTGCGGGCGCTCGACGCGAGCGGGGCGCGCGAAATCGCGGTCGCGCCAATCCCGGAAGAGGATCTCGGCGAGGCGATCAACGATCGCCTGCGCCGCGCGGCGGCGCCGCGCGGCTGATGCTCTGCGGGAAGCGCCGCCAACCTTGCGCTTTTTCTGGAATCGACCCATTTTGACGTCATGAATCAGATCAGTTGGGACGATTTCCGCCTGGTGCGCGGAATTTCCGAATCGGGGTCGCTGGTCGGCGCCGCGGCGTCGCTCAATCTCAACCATTCGACCGTTTTTCGCCGTCTTGGCGCCCTTGAGGCGATGATCGGCGCCAAATTGTTCGAACGTTCGCGCAACGGTTATTCGCCCACCGCCGCCGGCCAGGAAATGGTCGCCCTGGCCGAGCGCATGGGCCGCGACGTCACCGATTTCGAGCGGCGCATCGCGGGGCGCGACGAAAAACCGTCCGGCCTGCTGCGGGTGACGACCAACGACGCCTTGTTCAATTACGTGCTCGCGCCCATTCTGGCGAGTTTCCGCAAGGCTTTTCCGGACATTCAGCTCGACGTGCTGGTAACCAACCAGCCGCTCAATCTCTCGCGCCGCGACGCCGACATAGCAGTGCGCTCGACCTATGCGCCGCCCGAAACCCTCGTCGGCCGGCGCATCGGCCCGTCGGTTTGGGGCCGATACGTCTCACGCGCGCTTTACGAGAAAGGCTTCGACCTCGCCGACGAGAGCAACACCTATATTGCCTTCAACGAACAATTCGGCGGCGTGGACGTTTTCGACTGGATCGAGAAGGAAATCCCGCCGCACCGCATCGCCATGCGCTGCAACACCACGGTCGGCCTCGCGAAATGTATCGCCCAGGGCGTGGGGATCGGCTTCCTGCCGCGCTTCGTCGGCGACCAGCACCCCGAACTGGTATGCACCGACGAACCCATGGCCGGACGCGGCGCCGTGCTGTGGCTTCTGACCCATCCCGACCTGCGCCACGCCGCGCGCGTGCGCGCCTTCATGGATCATGCCGGCGTCGAACTGAGCCGGCGCCGCGCCGTCCTCGCCGGCAACGGCCAGGGCGAGGGGATTTAGCCGATTTCCACAATCACTCGCCCGCGCACCTTGCCCTGGAGAATGTCGGCGGCGGTGTCCATGATTTTGTAGAAACCGATGGTTTGGCTGAGTTCTGCGAGCTTGGTCTGGTCGAGATCGCGCGCCAGCCGCTCCCAGGCTCGCAGGCGCACCGCCTTGGGCTTCATCACGCTGTCTATGCCGAGCAGGCAGACGCCGCGCAGGATGAAGGGCGCGACGGAGGTCGTCAGGTCCATGCCCTGGGCGAGGCCGCAGGCGGCGACGGCGCCTTCGTAAGAGGTCTGGGCGAGGACATTGGCGAGGGTGTGCGAGCCGACCGCATCCACCGCCGCCGCCCAGCGCTCCTTGCCGAGCGGTTTTCCGGGGGCTGAAAGTTCGGCGCGGTCGATGATTTCGGATGCGCCGAGATAAGTCAGAAAATCAGCCTCTTCCTTCCGGCCCGTGGAGGCGATGACCCGCCAGCCGGCCGTGGCGAGCAGCGCGATGGCGATCGAGCCGACGCCGCCCGCCGCGCCGGTGACGAGGACGGGGCCGCGATCGGGCGTCATCCCCTGCTTTTCCAGCGCCAGCACCGCGAGCGCCGCGGTATAGCCCGCCGTTCCGATCGCCATGCTTTGCGCGGCGGTAAAGGCCTTCGGCAGCGGCACGAGCCAATCGCCCTTGACCCGCGCCTTTTGCGCATAACCGCCGAAATGAGTCTCGCCGCAGCCCCAGCCGTTGAGGACCACCGCGTCGCCCGGTTTGAAGTCCGGATGTGACGAGCTTTCGACTACGCCGGCGAAGTCGATGCCCGGGATCATGGGGAAGCGCCGCACCACCGGATTCTTCCCGGTGATGGCGAGGCCGTCCTTGTAATTGACCGTTGAATGGCTGACGCGCACGGTCACGTCGCCGTCCATCAACTCGGATTCGTCGAATTCAGAATAGGTCGCGCGGTAGCCGGACGCATCCTTGTCGATGCGGATGGCCTTGAATTTGGACATGGGGCGCCTCCGTTGGGCGGGCATGAGACTGCGCCGCGCGGAGAGCGTCAAGCGTGGTCAGGGGAAAAGCGATTTGCATCCCGGCAAGGAAAGGATGGGCGTCGCCAACTGGCGTTGTGCCGGAGGGGCGGCGGACCTGGTTGGTTCCGGTTGCTGGGCGGGCGGTTAAACTCTCCTGACCGGCCGATCGACCGTCGGACAGAGCGGAGTCGGCAAATCGCAATTACCAACCCCACGAGAAATCGGTTAGCGTTCCACGCGCCGCCAAAGCCGCTATGCCATTCAACGACGCTCCACGCATGACGTTTTCCCAAAAAATTGCTTCCGGCAGCCTGCTGGTCAGCGTGGTCGTTCTGGCGATCAAATATGCCGCGTACCACGTCACGGGCAGCGTCGCGCTTTTTTCCGACGCGCTTGAGAGCATCATCAATGTCGCGACGGCGCTGACCGCGCTGGTCGCCATTCGTTACGCGGCCCGCCCGCCGGATCAGAACCACCCCTATGGCCACCAGAAGGCGGAATATCTTTCGGCGGTCGGCGTCGGCGCCCTAATCCTGGTCGCGGGCTTCGCCATTTTGCGCGAAGCCTATGCCGGATTCATCACGCCCAGGCCCATCGACGCTCCCGTCCTGGGCCTGGCCATCAGTGGCGTCGCCACGACCCTGAATGCGATCTGGAGCGCCGTCCTCATCCGACAGGGCCGGCGGAACCGCTCGGCCGCCCTGGTTGCGGACGGGAAACATCTTTTTGCCGACGTGGTGACTTCGGCGGGCGTGATCGTTGGCCTTTCGCTGGTCGTCCTGACCAATATCGGCATGCTCGACTCGGTCATCGCCGCGCTCGTGGCGGTTCATGTCCTGCGGAGCGGGTGGGGGGTGATCCGCGAGAGCTCCGGCGGGCTGCTGGACGAAGCG
This genomic interval from Candidatus Rhodoblastus alkanivorans contains the following:
- a CDS encoding cation diffusion facilitator family transporter, whose product is MTFSQKIASGSLLVSVVVLAIKYAAYHVTGSVALFSDALESIINVATALTALVAIRYAARPPDQNHPYGHQKAEYLSAVGVGALILVAGFAILREAYAGFITPRPIDAPVLGLAISGVATTLNAIWSAVLIRQGRRNRSAALVADGKHLFADVVTSAGVIVGLSLVVLTNIGMLDSVIAALVAVHVLRSGWGVIRESSGGLLDEAAPTEQLALIRKALEANAGGALEVHGLRTRHAGKTTFIDFHLVVPGEMTVARSHEICDRLKAALTEALGEAVVTIHVEPDDKAEHIGALLA
- a CDS encoding MDR family oxidoreductase; its protein translation is MSKFKAIRIDKDASGYRATYSEFDESELMDGDVTVRVSHSTVNYKDGLAITGKNPVVRRFPMIPGIDFAGVVESSSHPDFKPGDAVVLNGWGCGETHFGGYAQKARVKGDWLVPLPKAFTAAQSMAIGTAGYTAALAVLALEKQGMTPDRGPVLVTGAAGGVGSIAIALLATAGWRVIASTGRKEEADFLTYLGASEIIDRAELSAPGKPLGKERWAAAVDAVGSHTLANVLAQTSYEGAVAACGLAQGMDLTTSVAPFILRGVCLLGIDSVMKPKAVRLRAWERLARDLDQTKLAELSQTIGFYKIMDTAADILQGKVRGRVIVEIG
- a CDS encoding L-threonylcarbamoyladenylate synthase encodes the protein MNKEDKRVTRLLAPGPAGIAEAAGILRAGGLVALPTETVYGLGGLATDPRAVAEIYRAKDRPSFNPLIAHVADVAAARREGVFDVRAEKLAEAFWPGPLTLVLPLAPGATVCDLARAGLDSIALRIPGNVLTRSVIAAAGGPVAAPSANLSGHVSPATAAHVLADLDGRIDAVVSGGACPVGVESTIVSLLDETPRLLRPGGVPRAEIERVLGESLAGAVEDEAGQPVAPGLLASHYAPRASVRLEAETLREGEIGLDFCGRFADAPGRALDLSPSGDLTEAAANLFSMLRALDASGAREIAVAPIPEEDLGEAINDRLRRAAAPRG
- a CDS encoding SDR family oxidoreductase — its product is MAGLAGKTLFITGASRGIGLAIALRAARDGANIAIAAKTAEPHPNLPGTIFTAAKEIEDAGGRALPLTVDVREEAQVAAALARTAETFGGLDIVVNNASAIALGGSQQIDMKRFDLMHQVNARGSYMTAKLAFPFLAKAENPHVLMLAPPLDMKEKWFAPHTAYSMAKFGMSLAVLGLAGEFRPKGIAVNALWPRTTIATAAINNLLGGEQIMRASRKPEIMGDAAYAIFTSPSRAATGQFFIDDVLLASRGVKDFDAYRVDPTSPLAPDFFVPEDTPVPEGVSLKPAV
- a CDS encoding LysR family transcriptional regulator, whose protein sequence is MNQISWDDFRLVRGISESGSLVGAAASLNLNHSTVFRRLGALEAMIGAKLFERSRNGYSPTAAGQEMVALAERMGRDVTDFERRIAGRDEKPSGLLRVTTNDALFNYVLAPILASFRKAFPDIQLDVLVTNQPLNLSRRDADIAVRSTYAPPETLVGRRIGPSVWGRYVSRALYEKGFDLADESNTYIAFNEQFGGVDVFDWIEKEIPPHRIAMRCNTTVGLAKCIAQGVGIGFLPRFVGDQHPELVCTDEPMAGRGAVLWLLTHPDLRHAARVRAFMDHAGVELSRRRAVLAGNGQGEGI
- a CDS encoding enoyl-CoA hydratase-related protein — translated: MADIEIARRGAVLELTINRPAKKNALTNAMYRALNVALHEAERDLDIAAVLVAGAGGVFCAGNDIGDFVAAVSAGGEMAGADFIRKIAAFPKPLVAAVDGLAVGVGCTLLLHCDLIYATPESRFSLPFIDLGLLPEAGSSLLLPRRVGMARASAWLLAGESFSAAEALAAGLVNDIVAQDSLLATAREKAAKLAAKPRTALMAARKFLRGDKEEILTRIDAELEAFRNALASPQAQAALAAFLNKSK